The Pirellulimonas nuda genome includes a region encoding these proteins:
- a CDS encoding efflux RND transporter permease subunit, with translation MNLVDAFVHNPIKVAVGVLLLSLFGGIALLQMPMQLTPEVEIPTITVTTRWPGASPQEVEREIVVEQEEQLKSVEGLVKLSSESSDSQGVITLEFAVGADIDNLRSKVDGRLNQVPEYPEDADEPVIATSDPNANAIAWFILSAKPPSAERIDEFTAQHADLKPQLDKARNAENAGLMMLRLRRLAAEHPEVAELLPPPELNVPQMKRFAEDEIEARFERVDGVSLSNVIGGLEDEMQVIVDPEKLAARSLTMSQVRDVLRGQNKDTSAGSFDDGKRRYVVRTLGEFTTPEQVENQLLAVRGGAPVFVRDVAEVERGYKKPEGLVRRFGESSIAINCIRETGANVLDVMDGLRAVNAQLNRDLLAPRGLVLTQVYDETEYINSSVRLVQQNIFVGGALTMVVLMAFLHLGVRTLIFIPLILFTAIAAAYLSPWYFVLSLALMLGAGFWFARGALVVGLAIPISIIGTFLVLNALGRSLNVISLAGMAFAVGMLVDNAVVVLENIFRRFDELKEPPFTAAVRGTQEVAGAVLSSTLTTIAVFLPVVFVQQEAGQLFRDIALAISAAVGLSLIVSVTVIPTAAARLFKRDRTGKAPAPSHATNGHTPAASHAAIGAVQGAGGLFTSAVVGLNDWAQRGPLRRTLTIALLVGLSVGASYLLWPRVEYLPTGNRNLVIGFVIPPPGYNTDQLMSLGKIVEDELKPYWDVDADALPDTPADGINAPAIQDFFFVVRGRSVFLGVRSRDPLRSAELVPLVFRIGSKLPGSIAFAQQTSLFERGLGAGRSVDVEITGPDVEKLVGLGQQVFGKVMQVVPGAQARPTPSLDLSSPEVHVEPRLLQAAEMGVSSSELGFTVDALVDGAFVGDYFYEGKKIDLTLMGEAKYADQTHLVGAAPIATPIGQLVPLNALADVVISSGPEQINHRERVRSITINVSPPPTVALEDAMINIEQQIVQPMRESGALGDGYNIALAGTADKLRQTWEALQFNVMMALLITYLLMAALFESWLYPLVVILSVPLGAVGGLLGLRVLNFFVLQPLDVLTMLGFVVLIGTVVNNPILIVHQALNHLREDGMSTHDAILESVRTRIRPIFMTTITTVLGLLPLVVFPGAGSELYRGLGSVVLGGLLVSTIFTLVLVPTLLAVALDAKTWMTGVKERAAADEAVEETQEWRQPPASRGVLAPGVGERRSPPKL, from the coding sequence ATGAATCTCGTAGACGCCTTCGTCCACAACCCGATCAAGGTCGCCGTTGGCGTGCTGCTGCTCAGTCTGTTCGGCGGCATCGCGCTGCTGCAGATGCCGATGCAGCTTACGCCGGAGGTCGAGATCCCCACCATCACGGTCACCACCCGCTGGCCCGGCGCCAGCCCGCAGGAGGTGGAGCGTGAGATCGTGGTCGAGCAAGAAGAGCAGCTCAAGAGCGTCGAGGGGCTAGTGAAGCTCTCGTCGGAGAGCTCCGACTCGCAGGGGGTCATCACGCTCGAGTTCGCCGTGGGCGCCGACATCGACAACCTCCGCTCCAAGGTCGACGGCCGGCTCAACCAGGTGCCGGAGTACCCCGAAGACGCCGACGAGCCGGTGATCGCCACCAGCGACCCCAACGCCAACGCCATCGCGTGGTTCATCCTCAGCGCAAAGCCGCCGTCGGCCGAGCGGATCGACGAGTTCACGGCCCAGCACGCCGACCTCAAGCCGCAGCTCGACAAGGCCCGCAACGCCGAGAACGCCGGGCTGATGATGCTGCGGCTGCGGCGCCTGGCGGCCGAGCACCCGGAGGTCGCCGAGCTGCTGCCCCCCCCCGAGTTGAATGTGCCGCAGATGAAGCGGTTCGCCGAGGACGAGATCGAGGCCCGCTTTGAACGCGTCGACGGCGTGTCGCTGTCGAACGTGATCGGCGGGCTCGAAGACGAGATGCAGGTGATCGTGGACCCCGAGAAGCTGGCGGCCCGCAGCCTCACCATGAGCCAGGTCCGCGACGTGCTGCGCGGCCAGAACAAGGACACCTCGGCCGGCTCGTTCGACGACGGCAAACGCCGCTACGTGGTCCGCACGTTGGGCGAGTTCACCACCCCCGAGCAGGTCGAGAACCAGCTGCTGGCCGTCCGCGGCGGCGCCCCCGTGTTCGTACGCGACGTGGCCGAGGTCGAGCGCGGCTACAAGAAGCCCGAAGGGCTGGTCCGCCGCTTCGGCGAGTCGAGCATCGCCATCAACTGCATCCGCGAGACGGGCGCCAACGTGCTGGACGTGATGGACGGCCTCCGCGCGGTGAACGCCCAACTGAACCGCGACCTGCTGGCGCCCCGCGGCCTGGTGCTGACCCAGGTGTACGACGAGACAGAGTACATCAACAGCTCGGTCCGGCTGGTGCAGCAGAACATCTTCGTCGGGGGCGCCCTGACGATGGTGGTGCTGATGGCGTTTTTGCATCTGGGGGTGCGCACGCTGATCTTCATCCCGCTGATCCTGTTCACGGCCATCGCCGCGGCCTACCTCTCCCCCTGGTACTTCGTGCTGTCGCTGGCGCTGATGCTGGGCGCCGGCTTCTGGTTCGCCCGCGGCGCCCTGGTGGTGGGGCTGGCGATCCCGATCAGCATCATCGGCACCTTCTTGGTGCTCAACGCGCTGGGACGCTCGCTAAACGTCATCAGCCTGGCCGGCATGGCGTTCGCCGTGGGCATGCTGGTCGACAACGCGGTGGTGGTGCTAGAGAACATCTTCCGCCGGTTCGACGAGCTCAAGGAGCCGCCGTTCACCGCCGCGGTCCGCGGCACGCAAGAAGTGGCCGGCGCGGTGCTCAGCAGCACGCTTACCACCATCGCGGTTTTTCTGCCGGTGGTGTTCGTGCAGCAAGAGGCGGGGCAGCTGTTCCGCGACATCGCGCTGGCGATTAGCGCCGCGGTGGGCCTCAGCCTGATCGTCTCGGTGACCGTTATCCCCACGGCCGCCGCGCGGTTGTTCAAGCGCGACCGCACCGGCAAGGCGCCGGCGCCCTCGCACGCTACCAACGGCCACACGCCGGCCGCCAGCCACGCCGCCATCGGCGCCGTGCAGGGCGCCGGCGGGCTGTTCACCAGCGCGGTAGTAGGCCTGAACGACTGGGCCCAACGCGGCCCGCTGCGACGCACGCTCACCATCGCGCTGCTGGTGGGGCTCTCCGTCGGCGCCAGCTACCTGCTGTGGCCGCGGGTCGAGTACCTCCCCACCGGCAACCGCAACCTGGTGATCGGCTTCGTGATCCCCCCGCCGGGCTACAACACCGATCAACTGATGAGCCTCGGCAAGATCGTTGAGGATGAGCTCAAGCCCTACTGGGACGTCGACGCCGATGCCCTCCCCGACACGCCCGCCGATGGGATCAACGCCCCCGCTATCCAAGACTTCTTCTTCGTCGTCCGCGGCCGCAGCGTCTTCTTGGGGGTCCGCTCACGCGACCCGCTGCGCTCGGCGGAGCTGGTGCCGCTGGTGTTCCGCATCGGCAGCAAGCTGCCCGGCTCCATCGCCTTCGCGCAGCAGACCAGTTTGTTTGAACGCGGGCTGGGGGCGGGGCGCTCGGTCGACGTAGAGATCACCGGGCCCGACGTCGAGAAGCTGGTCGGCCTCGGGCAGCAGGTGTTCGGCAAGGTGATGCAGGTGGTGCCCGGCGCCCAGGCGCGGCCCACCCCCAGCCTCGACCTTTCCAGCCCCGAGGTGCACGTCGAGCCCCGGCTGCTGCAGGCGGCCGAGATGGGGGTCAGCTCCAGCGAGCTGGGCTTCACGGTCGACGCGCTGGTGGACGGCGCCTTCGTCGGCGACTACTTCTACGAAGGGAAGAAGATCGACCTCACGCTGATGGGCGAGGCCAAGTACGCCGACCAGACCCACCTGGTTGGCGCCGCCCCCATCGCCACCCCCATCGGCCAGCTCGTGCCGCTTAATGCGCTGGCGGACGTGGTGATTAGCAGCGGACCGGAGCAGATCAACCACCGCGAGCGGGTCCGCTCGATCACGATCAACGTGTCGCCCCCCCCCACGGTGGCGCTGGAAGACGCGATGATCAACATCGAACAGCAGATCGTGCAGCCGATGCGCGAGAGCGGCGCCCTGGGTGACGGCTACAACATTGCGCTTGCCGGCACCGCGGACAAGCTGCGGCAGACGTGGGAGGCGCTGCAGTTCAACGTGATGATGGCGCTATTGATCACCTACCTGCTGATGGCCGCGCTGTTCGAGAGCTGGCTCTACCCGCTGGTGGTGATCCTCAGCGTCCCGCTGGGCGCCGTAGGGGGCCTCCTGGGCCTGCGCGTCCTCAACTTCTTCGTGCTGCAACCGCTCGACGTGCTAACGATGCTCGGCTTCGTGGTGCTCATCGGCACGGTGGTGAACAACCCGATCTTGATCGTGCACCAGGCGCTGAACCACCTGCGCGAAGACGGCATGAGCACGCACGACGCCATCCTAGAAAGCGTCCGCACCCGCATCCGCCCGATCTTCATGACCACCATCACCACCGTGCTGGGGCTGCTCCCCCTGGTGGTCTTCCCCGGCGCCGGCAGCGAGCTGTACCGCGGGCTGGGGAGCGTGGTGCTGGGGGGCCTGCTGGTCTCGACGATCTTTACGCTGGTGCTGGTGCCGACGCTGCTGGCGGTGGCGCTGGACGCGAAGACGTGGATGACGGGGGTGAAAGAGCGCGCGGCGGCGGACGAAGCGGTAGAAGAAACCCAGGAGTGGAGACAACCGCCAGCGAGCCGGGGCGTCCTCGCCCCCGGCGTGGGGGAGAGACGGTCGCCGCCGAAGTTGTAG
- a CDS encoding LutC/YkgG family protein, with translation MTARETILEAVRRAQPEAMPLPALEGDWIRYDDPVAQFCAVLEAIGSRAVVVGSIEAAQATLEALPEYEAAQRVFSAVEGIGRTTLDANAVATPHELASLEVAILPGELAVAENGAVWVTDLGLRHRVTPFICELLVLVVPKHAMVHTMHEAYQRISAPRRPDGSPAFGVFIAGPSKTADIEQSLVIGAHGPKESLVLLTE, from the coding sequence ATGACCGCACGCGAAACCATCCTAGAAGCCGTCCGCCGGGCCCAGCCCGAGGCGATGCCGCTCCCTGCGCTCGAAGGGGATTGGATCCGCTACGACGACCCCGTGGCGCAGTTCTGCGCGGTGCTCGAAGCGATCGGCAGCCGGGCCGTTGTGGTCGGTTCGATCGAGGCGGCGCAAGCGACGCTCGAGGCGCTGCCGGAGTATGAAGCGGCCCAGCGCGTCTTCTCCGCCGTCGAGGGGATCGGCCGGACGACGCTCGACGCCAACGCGGTCGCCACGCCGCACGAGCTGGCGTCGCTGGAGGTCGCCATCCTGCCCGGCGAGCTGGCGGTGGCCGAGAACGGCGCGGTGTGGGTCACCGACCTGGGTCTGCGGCACCGCGTGACGCCGTTCATCTGCGAGCTGCTGGTGCTGGTCGTCCCCAAGCACGCGATGGTGCACACGATGCACGAGGCGTACCAGCGGATCAGCGCGCCGCGCCGCCCCGACGGCAGCCCCGCGTTCGGCGTGTTCATCGCCGGCCCCTCGAAGACGGCCGACATCGAGCAAAGCCTGGTGATCGGCGCCCACGGCCCGAAAGAGTCGCTGGTGCTGTTGACGGAGTAG
- a CDS encoding efflux RND transporter periplasmic adaptor subunit, which yields MATIALGAAAAYAQPGMGPAPVVAAKVAERTVTAAQTFVGTVMPSKLATIGSAVSGRVIEFPVEEGDRVESGEKLAQLLTETISLELASAEAELELRRQQLAELENGTRKEEIEQMRARMAAAKARGEFRRASLDRIESVYRTRGAVTEDDLQEARAAEVEARETYLDMKAQHELAVAGPRVEAIAQARAQVAFQQAVAEKLSDQIKKHTIISRFPGYVVKEHTEAGQWVNQGDPVAEVAAMDEVDVVVQVVEQSVPFIKVGGDVRVEIPALPDRVFVGKVQSVVPQADARSRTFPVKVRVQNEIGPSGPLIQAGMYARAALPVGRQQLALMVPKDAIVLGGPRPMVMIVAGATKQGDEGKIQPAPVELGVAQGEWIQVIGPVEPGALVVVQGNERLRPDAAVRLLGVKEDKPPEKIADRITGSN from the coding sequence GTGGCGACGATCGCCCTCGGGGCCGCCGCCGCGTACGCCCAGCCCGGCATGGGTCCGGCGCCCGTAGTGGCCGCCAAGGTCGCCGAGCGCACCGTCACCGCCGCGCAGACGTTTGTCGGCACCGTGATGCCGAGCAAGCTCGCCACGATCGGCAGCGCCGTGTCGGGGCGGGTGATCGAGTTCCCGGTCGAAGAAGGGGACCGCGTCGAATCGGGCGAGAAGCTCGCCCAACTGCTGACCGAGACGATCTCGCTGGAGCTGGCCTCGGCCGAGGCCGAGCTGGAGCTCCGCCGGCAGCAGCTCGCCGAGCTGGAGAACGGCACCCGCAAGGAAGAGATCGAGCAGATGCGGGCCCGCATGGCCGCGGCCAAGGCGCGCGGCGAGTTCCGCCGCGCGAGCCTCGACCGCATCGAGAGCGTGTACCGCACGCGCGGCGCCGTGACCGAAGACGACCTTCAAGAAGCCCGCGCCGCGGAGGTCGAGGCCCGCGAGACCTACCTCGACATGAAGGCCCAGCACGAGCTGGCGGTCGCCGGCCCGCGGGTCGAGGCCATCGCCCAGGCCCGCGCGCAGGTCGCTTTCCAACAAGCGGTCGCCGAGAAGCTGTCCGATCAGATCAAGAAGCACACCATCATCTCCCGCTTCCCCGGCTACGTGGTCAAAGAACACACCGAAGCGGGTCAGTGGGTGAACCAGGGCGACCCCGTGGCCGAGGTAGCCGCCATGGACGAGGTAGACGTGGTCGTGCAGGTGGTTGAGCAGAGCGTGCCGTTCATCAAGGTGGGGGGCGATGTGCGGGTAGAGATCCCCGCGCTCCCCGACCGCGTGTTCGTCGGCAAGGTGCAGTCGGTGGTGCCGCAGGCCGACGCGCGGAGCCGCACGTTCCCGGTCAAGGTGCGCGTGCAGAACGAGATCGGCCCGTCGGGCCCGCTGATCCAGGCCGGCATGTACGCCCGGGCGGCGCTCCCGGTCGGCAGGCAGCAGTTGGCGCTGATGGTCCCCAAGGACGCGATCGTGCTGGGGGGCCCCAGGCCGATGGTGATGATCGTCGCCGGCGCCACGAAGCAAGGAGACGAAGGAAAAATCCAGCCGGCGCCCGTCGAGCTGGGGGTCGCCCAAGGCGAGTGGATCCAGGTCATCGGCCCCGTCGAGCCCGGCGCGTTGGTCGTCGTGCAGGGCAACGAACGATTGCGCCCCGACGCGGCCGTGAGGCTGCTAGGGGTGAAAGAAGACAAACCTCCGGAGAAGATCGCAGACCGGATCACGGGATCCAATTAA
- a CDS encoding MarR family winged helix-turn-helix transcriptional regulator has translation MRYEFEDSIGYWIAIANQGFARAITEKLAPHGITYRQAQVLGYLELDGPQTQKALCGRMLIEPPSLVGVLNRMELAGLVERRGCPDDRRRKLIYPLPPAEAIWEKVAGCAREVRAQAAKGLSTSEVAQLKTLLQKVHQNVSSTSPTAA, from the coding sequence ATGCGGTACGAATTCGAAGACAGCATCGGCTACTGGATCGCGATCGCCAACCAAGGGTTTGCCCGGGCGATCACCGAAAAGCTGGCGCCCCACGGCATCACCTACCGTCAGGCCCAGGTGCTGGGCTACCTCGAACTGGACGGCCCGCAGACACAAAAAGCCCTGTGCGGTCGCATGTTGATCGAACCCCCAAGCCTGGTCGGTGTCCTGAACCGCATGGAACTGGCCGGCCTGGTCGAGCGGCGGGGTTGCCCGGACGACCGCCGGCGGAAGCTGATCTACCCGCTCCCCCCCGCGGAGGCGATCTGGGAGAAGGTGGCCGGCTGCGCCCGCGAGGTCCGCGCCCAGGCCGCCAAGGGCCTCTCCACCAGCGAGGTGGCTCAACTCAAGACCCTGCTTCAAAAGGTACACCAGAATGTCAGCTCCACGTCGCCCACTGCGGCATAG
- a CDS encoding efflux RND transporter periplasmic adaptor subunit, translating into MRIVLSLLACLVVGLAAGLWFRPALDGWRGAQEVAAPEDDHEDHAEPFIGLSQAAYETLGIRLQTLAPEPYDVTIRLPAEVVELPGLSAGKLASPVAGVVTDVLAMPGMTVEPGDALFVVRVIDERVIEAQLELLTALTRLENVESELSRLGPLAQSGAVAQRRPLELEYEKRELSGQIDRLSQELIVRGLPAEQLEKLRSERTLQDRLVVRLPAPQQQAEQATAMAVRPASWTEADRPSGESTVETLLVTPGQAVARGDALCELAHHRQLYLAARAFADEVDQLSQAAEAGQTVTAEFVAAGGGRELRPGLPIRYVAGHVDPETQTYLAYVALPNELLRETRDAQGRRYRTWRYKVGQRAHVRAPVRRIEGGFVLPPEAVATDGPEPLVFRKPTFQEHAAHAAEEAAAGHDHVEPYIEFLPVPVTVLHRDAHRVVVAPGDLLRAGSQTAATGAYPLYLAFKSQQEGGGGHHHDHDH; encoded by the coding sequence ATGCGCATTGTGCTCTCTTTGTTGGCTTGTTTGGTGGTCGGCCTCGCCGCGGGGCTGTGGTTCCGGCCGGCGCTCGACGGGTGGCGGGGGGCGCAAGAGGTCGCCGCCCCTGAGGACGATCACGAAGACCACGCCGAGCCGTTCATCGGCCTCTCCCAGGCGGCGTACGAAACGCTCGGCATCCGGTTGCAGACGCTGGCCCCCGAGCCCTACGACGTGACGATCCGCCTCCCGGCAGAGGTGGTGGAGCTGCCGGGCCTCAGCGCCGGCAAGCTCGCCTCGCCGGTGGCCGGCGTGGTGACCGACGTGCTGGCCATGCCCGGCATGACGGTAGAGCCGGGCGACGCGCTCTTTGTGGTCCGCGTGATCGACGAACGCGTGATCGAGGCCCAGCTTGAGCTGCTCACCGCGTTGACCCGGCTCGAGAACGTAGAATCGGAGCTGTCGCGTCTGGGCCCGCTCGCCCAGTCGGGCGCCGTGGCCCAACGCAGGCCGCTGGAGCTGGAGTACGAGAAACGCGAGCTGAGCGGGCAGATCGACCGCCTGTCGCAGGAGCTGATCGTCCGCGGCCTGCCGGCCGAGCAGTTGGAGAAGCTGCGCAGCGAGCGGACGCTGCAAGACCGGCTGGTCGTGAGGCTCCCCGCGCCGCAGCAGCAGGCAGAACAAGCGACCGCCATGGCGGTGCGCCCGGCGTCGTGGACCGAGGCGGACCGCCCATCTGGGGAATCGACCGTCGAGACGCTGCTGGTCACCCCGGGCCAGGCCGTGGCGCGGGGCGACGCGTTGTGCGAGCTGGCGCACCACAGGCAGCTTTACCTAGCGGCCCGCGCGTTCGCGGACGAGGTAGACCAGCTCTCCCAGGCGGCCGAGGCGGGGCAGACGGTCACCGCCGAGTTTGTCGCCGCGGGGGGGGGACGCGAGCTCCGCCCGGGGCTTCCGATCCGCTACGTGGCGGGGCACGTCGACCCCGAGACGCAGACCTACCTGGCCTACGTGGCGCTCCCCAACGAGCTGTTGCGCGAAACCCGCGACGCCCAGGGTCGGCGCTACCGCACCTGGCGGTACAAGGTGGGCCAGCGGGCCCACGTGCGGGCGCCGGTGCGGCGGATCGAGGGGGGCTTTGTGCTCCCCCCCGAGGCGGTCGCCACCGACGGCCCCGAGCCGCTGGTGTTCCGCAAGCCAACCTTCCAAGAGCACGCCGCCCACGCCGCGGAAGAAGCCGCCGCGGGGCACGACCACGTCGAGCCTTATATCGAGTTCTTGCCGGTCCCCGTGACCGTGCTGCACCGCGACGCCCACCGCGTGGTCGTGGCGCCGGGCGACCTGCTGCGGGCCGGCTCCCAAACCGCGGCGACCGGCGCCTACCCGCTGTACCTGGCGTTCAAGTCGCAGCAAGAAGGCGGCGGGGGGCATCATCATGACCACGATCATTGA
- a CDS encoding REP-associated tyrosine transposase, which translates to MDWICDSGFNLPMPTSYRHRRNYNAPGHAHSLTFSCYRQFPFLRSELTCSWLAESIDAARTTQRFLLWAYVFMPEHVHAVVYPTESDYDIAEIRKAIKGPIGRRAIQHIEANSPEWLDQITRQRGGRTERLFWKSGGGYDRNITAPRTLLATIDYIHLNPVRRGLVERAEDWRWSSAASTLYGKERPLQVDPIPADWLE; encoded by the coding sequence ATGGACTGGATATGCGATAGTGGTTTCAATCTTCCGATGCCGACCAGCTACCGACATCGCCGCAACTATAATGCGCCGGGCCACGCCCACTCCCTCACTTTCTCCTGCTATCGGCAGTTCCCGTTCCTGCGGTCCGAGCTCACCTGCTCGTGGCTTGCAGAGTCGATCGATGCGGCACGTACAACCCAGCGGTTTCTGCTTTGGGCGTACGTCTTCATGCCGGAGCACGTCCACGCCGTGGTCTATCCAACGGAGTCGGACTACGACATCGCAGAGATTCGCAAAGCGATAAAAGGCCCCATTGGCAGACGCGCGATTCAGCACATCGAAGCCAACTCGCCCGAGTGGCTCGACCAGATCACGCGACAACGCGGCGGCCGCACTGAGCGGCTCTTCTGGAAGTCGGGGGGCGGGTACGACCGAAACATCACGGCGCCAAGAACGCTGCTCGCGACGATCGACTACATCCACCTCAACCCGGTCCGGCGAGGTTTGGTCGAACGTGCCGAAGACTGGCGATGGTCGAGTGCGGCAAGCACGCTTTACGGCAAAGAAAGACCCCTGCAGGTCGATCCAATCCCAGCCGACTGGCTAGAGTAA